Proteins encoded in a region of the Syngnathus typhle isolate RoL2023-S1 ecotype Sweden linkage group LG20, RoL_Styp_1.0, whole genome shotgun sequence genome:
- the dennd3a gene encoding DENN domain-containing protein 3 isoform X1, producing the protein MAELPSGLLEACVVLGASSEKLRDLYQLHQQNKFVEFPLLDAEVLQVHIPPFVSKETNSSHVIGPSFSRVQRRRSFIKKKKRDRAPDSAHNGEAANHSEVSSATEDISVPKDLDLIALPQLCFPGGLQLSNEQREDAYHFLVFTDLLGNRTHGVVAQYYRAVQPYQEASIQNGHRWISSKCRLFAPYAVCVISKLPYYNALRDCLSCLLVQLRPGRQVDLAETMKEFSAKLSLVPLPPPGQLHVSFSLRPLLVVLPSRENQDGPIIDVDLHLPMLCFSHPTLLQILSCMLQEQRLVFFSSDWARLTLVAECLLLYLQPLTWQHPYVPVLSRGMLDFLMAPTAFLMGCHISHFEEVAAETEGLILVNIDDGIIQSSCADDVDLPVIPLSAAECFISRAESLQLHYDLELCHLGRPTDAMAMQAQRRVWQRRLNKQIQNISLELLVNIFRAVQDFLNHEHRVFNSEEFLRTREPADQAFYKTVLDTHIFHSFLRDRLNRKQDSFSRMELNTRNQAHRNRGVTETSRRPPMSELSRNGYSSYASPDNRLSRRLGASMPNLDQSPHESFNGISPLRPASLRKMTPDSGLKFPQKPVMVFRLPEFPPPLAYHYVQNYYAEMVTSLGKVISATAPDEAALLARYHYLRGLVNTVSNRRLDALEDFQSLYKTDSDIFPLQMVKSLVDSLSESDRLQADRRTELKRLISRLKRDQERERHDSKPEEGTVKRFQLPKKYMQLDEFVKCVQESGMVKDQGTIYRLFDALTVGHQKQVGPDLFRVFYTIWKETEAEAQEVCLPASVLEHIEPSECVFKLSSSVKTSRGVGKIAMTQRRLFLLTDGRPGYVEVAQYRDLEEVKVSSAPFLLLRIPTLKLRVRGRKEAFEANLKTETELWNLMVKEMWAGRDLADQHKDPQYMQQALTNALLMDAVVGSLQSSKATYAASKLAHFDRIKMEVPMMVPRTTAETLKHKINPSLELAAPRAVDALLYTPGQLWVSVSGGKVMVFDASSWSLTHTCQVGNAKLNCMLAVDQDQVWMGSEDSVIYIISMVAMVCNRQLTDHRSEVTGLALDTDKYSQKVAYSCSAEGTVMVWDVSTLQVKKSFHLSCDRLHSVHGFNVTLWCCSRDSIMEVWRNGSLKHRLNLPEQHKGSAATFSAVLLLPEREEVWSICVDSGQVCIWHTKDASKPYHRVALQDCTGCHCMIRVKNQVWIGAVGRSSSKGKVYILDAERRQVVKELHGHSDKVTALCSAEDRYVLSGAAKHDGKIAIWKVE; encoded by the exons ATGGCGGAACTACCCTCGGGACTGTTGGAGGCATGCGTGGTGCTCGGGGCCTCCAGTGAGAAGCTCCGGGACCTATACCAG CTTCATCAACAAAATAAGTTTGTGGAATTTCCCCTTCTGGATGCAGAGGTTCTGCAGGTCCATATCCCGCCTTTTGTCTCCAAGGAGACCAATTCCAGTCATGTGATTGGTCCTTCCTTTAGCCGTGTGCAGCGGCGGAGAAGCTTCATCAAGAAG AAGAAACGGGACCGTGCTCCAGATTCCGCACATAACGGGGAAGCCGCCAATCACTCGGAGGTATCCTCGGCAACAGAGGACATCAGCGTTCCGAAGGATCTGGACCTTATCGCGTTGCCCCAGCTCTGTTTTCCCG GTGGTCTTCAGTTGTCCAATGAGCAGAGAGAAGACGCGTATCACTTCCTGGTTTTTACCGACCTTTTGGGGAATCGAACTCATGGAGTTGTGGCGCAGTACTACAGAGCCGTACAG CCCTATCAGGAAGCTTCCATCCAGAACGGCCATCGTTGGATTTCCTCGAAATGTCGTCTTTTCGCTCCCTACGCCGTGTGCGTCATCTCCAAGTTGCCCTACTACAACGCCTTGAGGGACTGCTTGTCGTG TTTGCTGGTCCAGTTGCGACCCGGCAGACAAGTGGATTTAGCGGAAACCATGAAGGAGTTTTCCGCCAAGTTGTCCCTCGTCCCGTTACCGCCTCCTGGACAGCTACACGTG tcCTTTAGCCTGCGTCCCCTGCTAGTGGTTCTCCCATCCAGGGAGAACCAGGACGGCCCCATCATCGACGTGGACTTGCACCTGCCTATGCTGTGTTTCTCACATCCAACACTCCTTCAG aTCTTGTCCTGCATGCTCCAAGAGCAACGTCTGGTCTTCTTCTCATCCGACTGGGCCAGACTGACTCTGGTTGCTGAGTGCCTCTTGCTCTATCTGCAG CCGCTCACCTGGCAGCACCCTTACGTTCCCGTGCTGTCTCGAGGAATGCTGGACTTCCTGATGGCGCCCACCGCCTTCCTGATGGGCTGCCACATCAGTCACTTTGAAGAAGTGGCTGCG GAGACGGAAGGTCTCATCCTGGTGAATATCGACGACGGTATCATTCAGTCGTCCTGCGCCGACGACGTCGACCTCCCCGTGATTCCTCTGAGCGCGGCCGAGTGTTTTATTTCGAG AGCCGAGTCGCTGCAGCTCCACTACGACCTGGAGCTGTGTCACCTGGGAAGGCCCACCGACGCCATGGCCATGCAAGCTCAGCGGCGGGTCTGGCAGAGACGACTCAACAAGCAGATACAAAACATCTCCCTGGAGCTGCTGGTCAACATCTTCAG AGCCGTGCAGGACTTTCTAAACCACGAGCACAGAGTTTTTAACAGCGAGGAGTTTTTGCGGACCAGGGAGCCAGCGGACCAAGCCTTCTACAAAACG GTTTTAGACACACACATCTTTCACTCATTCCTGCGAGACAGGCTCAACAGGAAACAGGACAGCTTCAGCCGCATGGAGCTGAACACGCGCAACCAAGCGCACAG GAACCGCGGCGTGACCGAGACGTCCCGGCGTCCGCCCATGTCCGAGTTGTCCCGCAACGGCTACAGCAGCTACGCCAGCCCGGACAACCGACTCAGCAGGCGGCTGGGGGCCAGCATGCCCAACCTGGACCAGTCGCCCCACGAATCTTTCAACGGCATCAGCCCACTTAGGCCGGCTTCTCTCCGGAAGATGACCCCCGACTCTG GCTTGAAGTTTCCTCAGAAACCCGTGATGGTTTTCCGCCTTCCCGAATTCCCGCCCCCTTTGGCCTATCATTATGTCCAAAATTATTACGCGGAAATGGTTACGAGTCTGGGCAAGGTCATAAGCGCCACTGCTCCCGATGAAGCTGCTCTGCTGGCCAG GTACCATTACCTGCGTGGTTTAGTCAACACGGTGTCAAACAGACGTCTGGACGCTTTGGAGGACTTCCAGAGTCTTTACAAGACCGACTCGGACATCTTCCCTTTGCAGATGGTCAAATCTCTGGTGGACTCGCTGTCGGAATCCGACCGTCTGCAG GCGGACAGGCGGACGGAACTCAAGCGTCTCATCAGCCGCCTCAAGCGGGACCAGGAACGCGAGCGACACGACAGTAAGCCCGAGGAAGGCACGGTGAAACGTTTCCAGCTGCCCAAAAAGTACATGCAGCTGGACGAGTTTGTCAAGTGCGTCCAGGAATCGGGGATGGTCAAAGACCAGGGGACCATTTACAGGCTTTTTGACGCTCTAACTGTTG GGCATCAGAAGCAGGTTGGACCCGACTTGTTTCGTGTTTTCTACACCATCTGGAAAGAAACCGAGGCTGAGGCACAAGAG GTATGCTTGCCCGCGTCTGTGTTGGAGCACATCGAACCCAGCGAGTGCGTCTTCAAGCTCTCCTCCTCGGTCAAGACCAGCCGCGGCGTGGGCAAAATCGCCATGACCCAACGGCGGCTTTTCCTCCTGACCGACGGCCGGCCCGGCTACGTGGAGGTGGCGCAGTACAGGGATTTggag GAGGTAAAAGTGTCCTCGGCTCCTTTCTTGCTCCTGCGCATCCCCACCTTGAAGCTGCGCGTGCGGGGCAGGAAGGAGGCCTTTGAGGCCAATTTGAAGACGGAGACGGAACTGTGGAACCTGATGGTCAAAGAGATGTGGGCCGGACGGGACTTGGCCGACCAGCACAAG gaCCCCCAGTACATGCAGCAGGCTCTGACCAATGCCTTGCTGATGGACGCCGTCGTGGGGAGCCTTCAGAGCAGCAAGGCCACTTACGCCGCCTCCAAGCTGGCTCACTTTGACCGCATCAAAATGGAAG TGCCGATGATGGTTCCCAGGACGACGGCCGAGACGCTCAAGCACAAGATTAACCCCTCGCTGGAACTGGCCGCGCCTCGTGCCGTCGACGCTCTTCTCTACACGCCGG GTCAACTGTGGGTGTCTGTGAGCGGTGGCAAGGTGATGGTGTTTGACGCCTCCAGCTGGTCCCTCACGCACACTTGTCAAGTCGGCAACGCCAAATTG AACTGCATGCTAGCCGTAGACCAAGACCAAGTGTGGATGGGCTCAGAGGATTCCGTCATCTACATCATCAGCATGGTGGCCATGGTCTGCAACAGACAGCTGACGGATCACAGGTCCGAGGTGACCGGACTCGCTCTGGACACGGACAAATACAG TCAAAAGGTGGCGTACTCCTGCAGTGCCGAGGGAACCGTCATGGTGTGGGATGTTTCCACACTGCAG GTGAAGAAGAGCTTTCACCTGTCCTGTGACCGCCTGCACTCGGTGCACGGCTTCAACGTGACCCTGTGGTGCT GTTCCAGGGACAGCATCATGGAGGTGTGGAGGAACGGCTCTTTAAAGCACCGTCTGAACTTGCCCGAGCAACACAAAGGCTCTGCAGCCACATTCAGCGCTGTGCTCTTGTTACCTGAG AGGGAGGAAGTGTGGAGCATATGCGTGGATTCCGGACAGGTTTGCATTTGGCATACCAAGGATGCATCAAAGCCCTACCACCGGGTGGCGCTACAGGACTGCACTGGATGTCACTGCATGATTAGAGTGAAAAACCAG GTGTGGATCGGCGCGGTCGGCCGCTCGTCCAGCAAAGGGAAGGTGTACATCCTGGACGCCGAGCGCCGGCAGGTCGTCAAGGAACTGCACGGCCACAGCGACAAGGTGACGGCGCTGTGCTCGGCCGAGGACCGCTACGTGCTCAGCGGCGCCGCCAAGCATGATGGGAAGATCGCCATCTGGAAGGTGGAGTAG
- the dennd3a gene encoding DENN domain-containing protein 3 isoform X2 yields the protein MAELPSGLLEACVVLGASSEKLRDLYQLHQQNKFVEFPLLDAEVLQVHIPPFVSKETNSSHVIGPSFSRVQRRRSFIKKKRDRAPDSAHNGEAANHSEVSSATEDISVPKDLDLIALPQLCFPGGLQLSNEQREDAYHFLVFTDLLGNRTHGVVAQYYRAVQPYQEASIQNGHRWISSKCRLFAPYAVCVISKLPYYNALRDCLSCLLVQLRPGRQVDLAETMKEFSAKLSLVPLPPPGQLHVSFSLRPLLVVLPSRENQDGPIIDVDLHLPMLCFSHPTLLQILSCMLQEQRLVFFSSDWARLTLVAECLLLYLQPLTWQHPYVPVLSRGMLDFLMAPTAFLMGCHISHFEEVAAETEGLILVNIDDGIIQSSCADDVDLPVIPLSAAECFISRAESLQLHYDLELCHLGRPTDAMAMQAQRRVWQRRLNKQIQNISLELLVNIFRAVQDFLNHEHRVFNSEEFLRTREPADQAFYKTVLDTHIFHSFLRDRLNRKQDSFSRMELNTRNQAHRNRGVTETSRRPPMSELSRNGYSSYASPDNRLSRRLGASMPNLDQSPHESFNGISPLRPASLRKMTPDSGLKFPQKPVMVFRLPEFPPPLAYHYVQNYYAEMVTSLGKVISATAPDEAALLARYHYLRGLVNTVSNRRLDALEDFQSLYKTDSDIFPLQMVKSLVDSLSESDRLQADRRTELKRLISRLKRDQERERHDSKPEEGTVKRFQLPKKYMQLDEFVKCVQESGMVKDQGTIYRLFDALTVGHQKQVGPDLFRVFYTIWKETEAEAQEVCLPASVLEHIEPSECVFKLSSSVKTSRGVGKIAMTQRRLFLLTDGRPGYVEVAQYRDLEEVKVSSAPFLLLRIPTLKLRVRGRKEAFEANLKTETELWNLMVKEMWAGRDLADQHKDPQYMQQALTNALLMDAVVGSLQSSKATYAASKLAHFDRIKMEVPMMVPRTTAETLKHKINPSLELAAPRAVDALLYTPGQLWVSVSGGKVMVFDASSWSLTHTCQVGNAKLNCMLAVDQDQVWMGSEDSVIYIISMVAMVCNRQLTDHRSEVTGLALDTDKYSQKVAYSCSAEGTVMVWDVSTLQVKKSFHLSCDRLHSVHGFNVTLWCCSRDSIMEVWRNGSLKHRLNLPEQHKGSAATFSAVLLLPEREEVWSICVDSGQVCIWHTKDASKPYHRVALQDCTGCHCMIRVKNQVWIGAVGRSSSKGKVYILDAERRQVVKELHGHSDKVTALCSAEDRYVLSGAAKHDGKIAIWKVE from the exons ATGGCGGAACTACCCTCGGGACTGTTGGAGGCATGCGTGGTGCTCGGGGCCTCCAGTGAGAAGCTCCGGGACCTATACCAG CTTCATCAACAAAATAAGTTTGTGGAATTTCCCCTTCTGGATGCAGAGGTTCTGCAGGTCCATATCCCGCCTTTTGTCTCCAAGGAGACCAATTCCAGTCATGTGATTGGTCCTTCCTTTAGCCGTGTGCAGCGGCGGAGAAGCTTCATCAAGAAG AAACGGGACCGTGCTCCAGATTCCGCACATAACGGGGAAGCCGCCAATCACTCGGAGGTATCCTCGGCAACAGAGGACATCAGCGTTCCGAAGGATCTGGACCTTATCGCGTTGCCCCAGCTCTGTTTTCCCG GTGGTCTTCAGTTGTCCAATGAGCAGAGAGAAGACGCGTATCACTTCCTGGTTTTTACCGACCTTTTGGGGAATCGAACTCATGGAGTTGTGGCGCAGTACTACAGAGCCGTACAG CCCTATCAGGAAGCTTCCATCCAGAACGGCCATCGTTGGATTTCCTCGAAATGTCGTCTTTTCGCTCCCTACGCCGTGTGCGTCATCTCCAAGTTGCCCTACTACAACGCCTTGAGGGACTGCTTGTCGTG TTTGCTGGTCCAGTTGCGACCCGGCAGACAAGTGGATTTAGCGGAAACCATGAAGGAGTTTTCCGCCAAGTTGTCCCTCGTCCCGTTACCGCCTCCTGGACAGCTACACGTG tcCTTTAGCCTGCGTCCCCTGCTAGTGGTTCTCCCATCCAGGGAGAACCAGGACGGCCCCATCATCGACGTGGACTTGCACCTGCCTATGCTGTGTTTCTCACATCCAACACTCCTTCAG aTCTTGTCCTGCATGCTCCAAGAGCAACGTCTGGTCTTCTTCTCATCCGACTGGGCCAGACTGACTCTGGTTGCTGAGTGCCTCTTGCTCTATCTGCAG CCGCTCACCTGGCAGCACCCTTACGTTCCCGTGCTGTCTCGAGGAATGCTGGACTTCCTGATGGCGCCCACCGCCTTCCTGATGGGCTGCCACATCAGTCACTTTGAAGAAGTGGCTGCG GAGACGGAAGGTCTCATCCTGGTGAATATCGACGACGGTATCATTCAGTCGTCCTGCGCCGACGACGTCGACCTCCCCGTGATTCCTCTGAGCGCGGCCGAGTGTTTTATTTCGAG AGCCGAGTCGCTGCAGCTCCACTACGACCTGGAGCTGTGTCACCTGGGAAGGCCCACCGACGCCATGGCCATGCAAGCTCAGCGGCGGGTCTGGCAGAGACGACTCAACAAGCAGATACAAAACATCTCCCTGGAGCTGCTGGTCAACATCTTCAG AGCCGTGCAGGACTTTCTAAACCACGAGCACAGAGTTTTTAACAGCGAGGAGTTTTTGCGGACCAGGGAGCCAGCGGACCAAGCCTTCTACAAAACG GTTTTAGACACACACATCTTTCACTCATTCCTGCGAGACAGGCTCAACAGGAAACAGGACAGCTTCAGCCGCATGGAGCTGAACACGCGCAACCAAGCGCACAG GAACCGCGGCGTGACCGAGACGTCCCGGCGTCCGCCCATGTCCGAGTTGTCCCGCAACGGCTACAGCAGCTACGCCAGCCCGGACAACCGACTCAGCAGGCGGCTGGGGGCCAGCATGCCCAACCTGGACCAGTCGCCCCACGAATCTTTCAACGGCATCAGCCCACTTAGGCCGGCTTCTCTCCGGAAGATGACCCCCGACTCTG GCTTGAAGTTTCCTCAGAAACCCGTGATGGTTTTCCGCCTTCCCGAATTCCCGCCCCCTTTGGCCTATCATTATGTCCAAAATTATTACGCGGAAATGGTTACGAGTCTGGGCAAGGTCATAAGCGCCACTGCTCCCGATGAAGCTGCTCTGCTGGCCAG GTACCATTACCTGCGTGGTTTAGTCAACACGGTGTCAAACAGACGTCTGGACGCTTTGGAGGACTTCCAGAGTCTTTACAAGACCGACTCGGACATCTTCCCTTTGCAGATGGTCAAATCTCTGGTGGACTCGCTGTCGGAATCCGACCGTCTGCAG GCGGACAGGCGGACGGAACTCAAGCGTCTCATCAGCCGCCTCAAGCGGGACCAGGAACGCGAGCGACACGACAGTAAGCCCGAGGAAGGCACGGTGAAACGTTTCCAGCTGCCCAAAAAGTACATGCAGCTGGACGAGTTTGTCAAGTGCGTCCAGGAATCGGGGATGGTCAAAGACCAGGGGACCATTTACAGGCTTTTTGACGCTCTAACTGTTG GGCATCAGAAGCAGGTTGGACCCGACTTGTTTCGTGTTTTCTACACCATCTGGAAAGAAACCGAGGCTGAGGCACAAGAG GTATGCTTGCCCGCGTCTGTGTTGGAGCACATCGAACCCAGCGAGTGCGTCTTCAAGCTCTCCTCCTCGGTCAAGACCAGCCGCGGCGTGGGCAAAATCGCCATGACCCAACGGCGGCTTTTCCTCCTGACCGACGGCCGGCCCGGCTACGTGGAGGTGGCGCAGTACAGGGATTTggag GAGGTAAAAGTGTCCTCGGCTCCTTTCTTGCTCCTGCGCATCCCCACCTTGAAGCTGCGCGTGCGGGGCAGGAAGGAGGCCTTTGAGGCCAATTTGAAGACGGAGACGGAACTGTGGAACCTGATGGTCAAAGAGATGTGGGCCGGACGGGACTTGGCCGACCAGCACAAG gaCCCCCAGTACATGCAGCAGGCTCTGACCAATGCCTTGCTGATGGACGCCGTCGTGGGGAGCCTTCAGAGCAGCAAGGCCACTTACGCCGCCTCCAAGCTGGCTCACTTTGACCGCATCAAAATGGAAG TGCCGATGATGGTTCCCAGGACGACGGCCGAGACGCTCAAGCACAAGATTAACCCCTCGCTGGAACTGGCCGCGCCTCGTGCCGTCGACGCTCTTCTCTACACGCCGG GTCAACTGTGGGTGTCTGTGAGCGGTGGCAAGGTGATGGTGTTTGACGCCTCCAGCTGGTCCCTCACGCACACTTGTCAAGTCGGCAACGCCAAATTG AACTGCATGCTAGCCGTAGACCAAGACCAAGTGTGGATGGGCTCAGAGGATTCCGTCATCTACATCATCAGCATGGTGGCCATGGTCTGCAACAGACAGCTGACGGATCACAGGTCCGAGGTGACCGGACTCGCTCTGGACACGGACAAATACAG TCAAAAGGTGGCGTACTCCTGCAGTGCCGAGGGAACCGTCATGGTGTGGGATGTTTCCACACTGCAG GTGAAGAAGAGCTTTCACCTGTCCTGTGACCGCCTGCACTCGGTGCACGGCTTCAACGTGACCCTGTGGTGCT GTTCCAGGGACAGCATCATGGAGGTGTGGAGGAACGGCTCTTTAAAGCACCGTCTGAACTTGCCCGAGCAACACAAAGGCTCTGCAGCCACATTCAGCGCTGTGCTCTTGTTACCTGAG AGGGAGGAAGTGTGGAGCATATGCGTGGATTCCGGACAGGTTTGCATTTGGCATACCAAGGATGCATCAAAGCCCTACCACCGGGTGGCGCTACAGGACTGCACTGGATGTCACTGCATGATTAGAGTGAAAAACCAG GTGTGGATCGGCGCGGTCGGCCGCTCGTCCAGCAAAGGGAAGGTGTACATCCTGGACGCCGAGCGCCGGCAGGTCGTCAAGGAACTGCACGGCCACAGCGACAAGGTGACGGCGCTGTGCTCGGCCGAGGACCGCTACGTGCTCAGCGGCGCCGCCAAGCATGATGGGAAGATCGCCATCTGGAAGGTGGAGTAG
- the LOC133144828 gene encoding digestive cysteine proteinase 2-like yields MTQLWFVVGVLLWTVLGSEAKALPSLPDFGRAYHVKGVILLPYAEIREPFEAWFDLKAKSSRIDYYHGQVSTYQLGAEQPWGVSYKITPETTEEELNVMKCFQVNGTKEEPVKTQAALPDVDGFQFLRMEYYSGSLCEVWQNVTTVGNKKNTYTLWVTRSEKRADGRTDPPTPLHYEMMGYNTLLGSHFDKYLVDYKEFSSNVDPMVFSLPEGMTCGGFPGPGVEHHMLANPMKDLIHTSSSGHSRRIFDHFKEKFERQYSDQREHEEREQAFLHNLRYVHSKNRAGLSFTLALNSLSDRTMSEMAAMRGRKGGKTPNRGRPFPTRKYEGVKVPESLDWRLYGAVTPVKDQAICGSCWSFATTGALEGALFLKTGSLQVLSQQMLVDCTWGFGNNGCDGGEEWRAYEWIMKHGGIATTETYGAYMGMNGFCHANASQLTAHVHSYTNVTSGDADALRLALFKNGPVAISIDAGHRSFVFYSHGVYYEPACGNTTDSLDHAVLAVGYGTLNGEPYWLVKNSWSTYWGNDGYILMSSKDNNCGVTTDATYVTLA; encoded by the exons GTTCTGAAGCAAAAGCGTTGCCTTCCCTTCCCGATTTTGGCCGTGCTTATCACGTGAAAG GAGTGATTTTGTTGCCCTATGCTGAAATTCGGGAGCCCTTTGAGGCCTGGTTTGACCTGAAGGCAAAGTCCAGCCGTATAGACTACTACCATG GACAAGTGTCAACATACCAGCTGGGGGCCGAGCAGCCATGGGGGGTTTCCTACAAGATCACCCCCGAGACCACCGAGGAAGAGCTGAACGTAATGAAATGCTTCCAGGTCAACGGGACCAAGGAGGAACCCGTCAAGACCCAAGCGGCCCTGCCCGACGTGGACGGCTTTCAG TTCCTAAGGATGGAGTACTATAGCGGCTCCCTATGTGAAGTGTGGCAGAACGTGACCACCGTTGGCAACAAGAAGAACACCTACACGCTTTGGGTGACCCGATCGGAGAAACGGGCCGACGGCCGGACGGATCCGCCCACGCCTCTGCACTACGAGATGATGGGCTACAACACGCTGCTGGGCTCCCATTTTGACAAGTACCTGGTGGATTATAAGGAGTTCTCGTCCAACGTGGACCCCATGGTGTTCTCCCTCCCAGAAg GTATGACTTGTGGAGGATTCCCCGGTCCAGGAGTGGAGCATCACATGCTGGCCAATCCCATGAAAGATCTCATCCACACGTCGTCTTCGGGCCACTCGCGGCGCATCTTCGACCATTTCAAGGAGAAGTTTGAGCGTCAGTACAGCGACCAGAGGGAGCACGAGGAGAGAGAGCAGGCTTTTCTCCACAATCTCAG ATACGTCCACTCCAAGAACAGAGCGGGACTGTCCTTCACATTGGCGCTCAACTCCCTGTCGGACCGCACCATGTCGGAGATGGCCGCCATGAGGGGACGCAAGGGCGGAAAGACCCCCAACCGAGGACGCCCATTCCCCACCCGCAAATATGAAGGAGTCAAAGTCCCCGAGTCACTGGACTGGCGCCTTTACG GCGCTGTGACGCCAGTGAAGGACCAGGCCATCTGCGGCTCCTGCTGGAGCTTTGCCACCACGGGGGCTTTAGAAGGagctctctttttgaag acggGTTCCCTGCAGGTTCTCTCCCAGCAGATGCTTGTGGACTGCACGTGGGGCTTTGGTAACAACGGCTGCGACGGCGGCGAGGAGTGGCGCGCGTACGAGTGGATCATGAAACACGGAGGCATCGCCACCACCGAGACCTATGGTGCATATATGGGCATG AACGGCTTTTGCCACGCCAACGCATCGCAGCTGACGGCGCACGTCCATAGCTACACCAACGTGACGTCGGGCGACGCCGACGCGCTGAGGTTGGCGCTGTTCAAGAACGGACCCGTGGCCATCAGCATCGACGCCGGGCACAGATCCTTCGTCTTCTACAGCCACGGCGTCTACTATGAACCCGCCTGCG GTAACACCACCGATTCACTTGACCACGCCGTGCTCGCCGTGGGGTACGGCACCTTAAACGGAGAGCCCTACTGGTTGGTAAAGAACTCATGGTCCACCTACTGGGGCAACGACGGCTACATCCTCATGTCCAGCAAAGACAATAATTGCGGCGTTACCACCGACGCCACCTACGTCACATTAGCCTAG